One genomic window of Acidovorax radicis includes the following:
- the rpiA gene encoding ribose-5-phosphate isomerase RpiA yields MTTTTSLTQDELKTLVGQAALQYVVPGEIVGVGTGSTVNKFIDALASIKDQIKGAVSSSVASTERLQALGITVFDANAVESLSVYIDGADEIDGKGHMVKGGGAALTREKIVAALAQRFVCIADESKLVSALGRFPLPVEVIPIAANHVARRFAAMGAQANLRLANGLPMVTDNGQHILDVKGLTIADPLAFESEINQWPGVVTVGVFAHQKASVCLLGTAQGVKTLVF; encoded by the coding sequence ATGACGACCACTACTTCCCTTACTCAAGACGAACTCAAAACCCTGGTGGGCCAGGCCGCATTGCAATATGTGGTGCCTGGCGAAATTGTGGGGGTGGGCACCGGCTCTACCGTCAACAAATTCATCGATGCGCTGGCGAGCATCAAGGACCAGATCAAAGGTGCCGTATCAAGCTCTGTCGCAAGCACTGAGCGCCTGCAGGCGTTGGGCATTACGGTGTTTGACGCCAATGCGGTCGAGTCGCTGTCGGTGTACATCGACGGTGCCGATGAAATCGACGGGAAGGGCCACATGGTCAAGGGCGGCGGCGCGGCATTGACGCGAGAAAAAATCGTGGCTGCGCTGGCTCAGCGTTTTGTGTGCATTGCCGATGAGTCGAAGTTGGTGTCGGCGTTGGGGCGGTTCCCACTGCCCGTTGAAGTGATTCCGATTGCCGCCAACCATGTCGCTCGGCGTTTTGCCGCCATGGGTGCACAGGCTAACCTGCGTCTAGCCAATGGGTTGCCCATGGTGACGGACAACGGTCAGCACATTCTGGACGTGAAGGGCCTGACGATCGCGGATCCGCTGGCCTTCGAATCGGAAATCAACCAATGGCCCGGCGTGGTGACGGTGGGCGTATTCGCGCACCAG